GCCGAAAATCAAGATCAGCATCGCCATGACGACGAAAGTATAGGGACGCTGAAGAGCTATTCTGACAATGGCTATCATGTCACAGACGCGATGTGAGATTTAAGCGAGGGCGAAGATCGGATGCGTTCATAGCGGTCAGATGGCGGCTGCGGCTGGGCCGCCTCTGAAGGTCGTGTCCATATGCTCCCCGACCCCTTCTCGTGCTTGGTGTCGCTCGGAATCGCCATCAAGCCCAGCGGGAGACTGTCCTGACCTATCCATCGCTGATGGCGTTTGCTTCGATCCTGAATCCGCATGAACCAAAGCAAATAGCGCGGGCACAAAGAAGAGCGTTGCGCAAGTGGCGCAAATGAGGCCGCCAATGACAGCGCGGCCCAACGGTGCATTCTGCTCGGCGCTGAGCGCCATCGGCAGCATGCCGATGATCATCGCCAAGGCGGTCATGAGCACAGGGCGGAACCGCGAAAATCCTGCATCGAGCGCGGCCGCTATCGCATCCTCTCCGTCCATCAGGCGTTCACGTGCAAACGCGATCACCAGGATGGAATTGGCTGTCGCCACGCCCATACACATGATGGCCCCGGTCAGCGCCGGCACCGACAGCGTCGTATAGGTGGTAAACAACATCCAGACGATACCTGCGAGGGCCGCGGGTAGGGCGGCGACGATCACGAAGGGATCGAGCCACGACTGGAAGTTGACGACGATCAGCAGATAAATGAAGACGATCGCCATGGCCAAGCCAGCAAAAAGCTGATTATAGGCGGCCGTCATAGTCTGGACTTGACCACGCAGCGCGATCGTCGAACCTGGAGGCGCTTCAGCCGCCGTTTGGTGAAGGATCTTCTGAATATCGTCGGCAATTCCACCCAGATCGCGGCCTTGCGTCGTCGCGTAAATGTCGACAACGGGTTGAACATCATAATGTGACACGACAGCATTGCTCATGCCGCGCCTAACAGTTGCGATGGCGCCGAGCAATTGCGTTGTCTTGGGCCCCGCCACCGGGACGTTTTTAAGGTCACCGAGCGAGTCGACCCAATATTGCGGCATCTGGATGACGATCGGGTAGGACACGCCATTCTTGGGATTCAGCCAGAAAGTCGGGGCCGTCTGGAGACTGCTCGCAAGCGTGTCCTGCAGCGATGTCGCCACGTCCTTTTCGGTAAGGCCGACATTGCTCGCGAGTGTGCGGTTCACGTCGACATAGAGGGTAGGGACGTTGAATGCCTGTTGGATGCGCGTGTCGGCGATCCCCGGAACCTCGGCGATCCGCGTAAAGATCTTGTTGGCATAGGCGCGATCCGCGTCGAGATGCTGTCCGATCACCTGCACGTCGATCGGCGCCGGCAAACCGAAATTCAAGATTTGCGATACGATATCGGCCGGAAGGAAGGCGAAGCTGGTGCCAGGAAACAGGCTCGGCATCTTCTCGCGCAAGATCTTGATGTAACCGGCCGAGTCTTCCGAAAAACCAGGTTTCAGCGAAATCAATATGTCCGCATCGGCAGCACCGACGCTGCCCGAATTGGCATAGGCCATATTAATACCGCTGATCGGCAGACCGATATTGTCGACGATATTGTCGAGTGCCTTCGGCGGAATGACGCGCCGGACTTCATTCTCGATATGATCGCAAAGCGCTGCCGTCTGCTCGATTCTCGTACCGATCTGCGCCCGGATATGCATCTTGATTTGCGCGGCTTGAACCGGCGGAAAGAAGTTTTGGCCGAGGAACGGCACGAGGCCGAAGGAGACGATGACGACGACCATGAAGCCCGCGATGAACCACCAGCCGCGCGCCACTGCGAGCTTCAGAATCGCGTGGTAGCTGTTGCGGATCGATTCGAATTTATGTTCGAAGCCGCGCTGAAAACGCGCGAGCGGATTGTGGCTCGGCGGCGCATGCTGCCCCTCGTCATGATGGCCAGCCTGCGCCGCGAGCAGGTAGCGGGCGAGAGTATTCACCAGCGTCCGCGACAGAATGTAGGAAAAGATCAGCGCGAACACGACGGCCTTAGCCATCGGCCGGAACAGAAAGCCCGAGACGCCGCCAAGAGTGAACATCGGCACGAAGACAATACAGATACAGAGTAGTGAGACGGTTGCCGGAACGACGATCTGGCGCGCGCCATCCATGATCGCGAGTTCGATATCCTTGCCCTGCTCGAGATGCCAATTGATGTTCTCGATCGTCACCGTGCCGTCATCAACGAGAAT
The window above is part of the Methylovirgula sp. HY1 genome. Proteins encoded here:
- a CDS encoding efflux RND transporter permease subunit translates to MIAIVRIALQRPYTFVVMAMLILIFGVMSWVKTPTDVFPNIGIPVISVVWTYNGMPPDDMSGRVVYYYERTLSAQVTDIQHMESQSLTGYGIVKVFFQPTVNINTALAQVTAASQTVLKLLPPGITPPYVLVFNASTVPVLQLALSSDTVSQAALNDYAQNFIRPQLATVAGAAVPSPYGGKVRQIQIDIDQQKLQSYGLSAQDVGHALSAQNLIIPMGTQKIGRFEYVVDLNDAPKTMAGLNNLPIKSIGNTVVYIRDVAFVHEGAPPQLNAVRVDGKHAVLMTILKSGSASTLDVINGVKDLLPKIRASLPAGIEIHAVGDQSSFVEASVDGVLREGAIAAALTGMMILLFLGSWRSTLIILISIPLAVLGSIALLAATGETINVMTLGGLALAVGILVDDGTVTIENINWHLEQGKDIELAIMDGARQIVVPATVSLLCICIVFVPMFTLGGVSGFLFRPMAKAVVFALIFSYILSRTLVNTLARYLLAAQAGHHDEGQHAPPSHNPLARFQRGFEHKFESIRNSYHAILKLAVARGWWFIAGFMVVVIVSFGLVPFLGQNFFPPVQAAQIKMHIRAQIGTRIEQTAALCDHIENEVRRVIPPKALDNIVDNIGLPISGINMAYANSGSVGAADADILISLKPGFSEDSAGYIKILREKMPSLFPGTSFAFLPADIVSQILNFGLPAPIDVQVIGQHLDADRAYANKIFTRIAEVPGIADTRIQQAFNVPTLYVDVNRTLASNVGLTEKDVATSLQDTLASSLQTAPTFWLNPKNGVSYPIVIQMPQYWVDSLGDLKNVPVAGPKTTQLLGAIATVRRGMSNAVVSHYDVQPVVDIYATTQGRDLGGIADDIQKILHQTAAEAPPGSTIALRGQVQTMTAAYNQLFAGLAMAIVFIYLLIVVNFQSWLDPFVIVAALPAALAGIVWMLFTTYTTLSVPALTGAIMCMGVATANSILVIAFARERLMDGEDAIAAALDAGFSRFRPVLMTALAMIIGMLPMALSAEQNAPLGRAVIGGLICATCATLFFVPALFALVHADSGSKQTPSAMDRSGQSPAGLDGDSERHQAREGVGEHMDTTFRGGPAAAAI